A segment of the Hallerella succinigenes genome:
GATGCGGGATCCATTGTCATCGCCTCGGATTCGGCTTCGATCCGAAAATATTTGCAGTCTAGCGAAGCGGTAACGATTCTTGTTCCGGAAGGAACCTATGATTTTAGACAGTTCCGCGATGCCGTCACGGAAGCGACTGCCGCAGGGCGCACTTGGTGTAAATCCGCCTGCGGTGCAAATGACAAGAATTCAAGCAATACGTTCTACCGCATCAACTTTGCAGCCAACACCTGTAGCGGTCTAGACGGAACGACGATTGTCGGAACCGGTGAAATCCAGTCGTGGGATAATTGGATTACCATCAAGAACAACAAGAGCCTCATCGGCATGGGACGTGGGGCCAATCTCCGCGGAGCCTCTCTCAACAACCGCAAAAACGAAGGCGCCGGTAACAATATTTTCCGCAATCTCGCCATTTACGACGTGAACCCGCATTTGATCGAAGCGGGCGATGGTCTAGAAATTTCCGGTAACAATGGCAATGAAGTTTCGAATTTCTGGTTTGACCACATCAGTTACAAATGGATTTCGGACGGCATGGACCTGGAATTTGTCAAGGGTCTGACAGTTTCCTATGTCGACTATGACGGAGCAAACGAATACAACTGCTATTACTATGATCCCTATATGCATCTTGTGGAAAACGCACAAGCGACCATTCACGATATGTATTGGCATAATTCCTTTGGACGTGTTCCGAAAATTTATGCCAAGGACGGAAGTAGCGTCACCCCCACGGTGCACATCTACAACTCCTATGTGGATTATAACCATTGGCATATTATCGATGTCAACGGCACCTCTTCTTTAACGTCTCAACTGCTTTACGAAAACAATTACATCGGCACGGCCAATATCCAAGTCGCCGGCAAAGATGCCTATAGTAAAGTCAACATGAAGAACAACACGATCAAGAAAGCAAAAAGTTCGACTCCGTACAGCAACAACGGAACCGCAACAAGCACCGCTTTCACCGATAACGTGTTTACTCCGAGCTATTCGTACACTTTGCGCACGAACAGTACCCTTCCGGATTCCATGCCTCTGCTCACAGGTGTAGGTGGTCGCTACGGTAGTATGCCCAGCTACAATCAGGCGACAGGGATTTCCCCCATCGCATCTACGGTAAGCGTTTCGGCAACACCTGCCCAGAATGCAGTTACTTTATCTGCAACCGTCAAAAGCAACAGCGGCTCTGCCATTACCAAGGTGGACTTTTACATCGGCACGACGCTCGTCGGTTCTGCAACGTCTAGCCCGTACATGACAACCGTTTCCGATGTCTCTGCTGGCACCTACAGCGCCATTGCGATTGCAACGGATAAGAACGGTCTCGAAGGCGTTTCCTCGTATACCACTTTTGAAGTCTCGGGTGAAGCGGTTCTCACCAAGGCTACCTTGACCAAGAACGGCGCCGGTTCTTCGAATCAGACAATCACCCTGGGCGAATCGATTGCGTCCTTCAGCTATGTCTGGGGCAACTGCTCCGGAGTTGAAGTCACGGGTCTTCCAAATGGAGTCAACTACACCTTGAATGAATTCGAATCCCGTGTAACGATTTCGGGAACGCCAACGGAAGCGGGAGCATTCACTTATACCATCGCCACAGTTGGTGCAGACACAAACGTTTCCGTCGTCCGCAAGATTACGGTGAACGATCCAAATGCAAGTTCTTCGAGCGTCGCCGCGGAATCGAGCAGTAGCGAAACCGCAACTAGCAGCGCTACGGCAGAATCTTCGAGCAGCGCAGAAGAATCCACGGTGATTTCTGGAAACGTCAACTACGTCCGAGAAGCGACCACCTACTACCGCATTTTCGACATGCAGGGTCGCCCGCTCTTCTCCGGTGCACAAAAGCCAAACCAGATGCCCGCCGACCGAGTCATCGTCATCGAATACACAAAGAGCGGAAGCATTAATCGTCGATACATCCAGGCACAATAATTCGAAATTTCTCTCCTGTAAATATCAAAAGCGAGACTCTACGGAGCCTCGCTTTTTTTTACTTCAGAATCTTACCAACAAGCTGTGATCGCTAAGGAAGAATTACCCGGAACCGTCACTGTAATCGGGAACGTTGCAGAGAGCTGTCCTTTACAACCGCCCCACCATGCATTCGCATTCCATTCCACGCTTTCAGCAAACCAACTTAAGCAATCCGTTCGATCTCCCGAAAGTTGAATCGTCTTTTCGCCTGTGTTACCGCTACAAGACTGAATTTCATACGTGTACCCGCCATCCAATGTTGTTGGCGCCGATTCCACGATGACCACGGCATCTCCGCTGCTCGAGCTTCCTTCTGACGAACTCGAACTTTCCACACTGGAAGAACTTTCTGCTGAACTTGAACTTTCCGCGCTCGAAGAACTTATCTCTGAACTGGAGCTTACAAAGCTCGAAGAGCTTGTCTCGGAACTGGAACTTTCCACGCTCGAAGAGCTTGCCTCGGAGCTGGAGCTTAAGACGCTCGAAGAGCTTGTCTCGGAGCTGGAGCTTACGACACTCGAAGAGCTTGCCTCGGAGCTGGAGCTTAAGACGCTAGAAGAACTTGCCTCGGAACTGGAGCTTAAGACGCTCGAAGAGCTTGCCTCGGAGCTGGAGCTTAAGACGCTCGAAGAGGACGAAGCAATCTCCACAGAACTAGAGCTAAAGACAATCTGAAAAGAGCTCGACGAAAGAGCGCTACTCGACGAAGAGACATCCCCTGTAGATGAATTCCCTTCCACAGACGAAGAGCTTTCTGTCGACGCAGAGCTTTCGCCACCCAGTTTTTCAGCGCATTTAGCATCTGCCTTGCAAGCTTCCAACGCCTTTTCCACTTCCTGGGCATAATAGGTAGAATCCTGCAAATACTGCAGGGTTTCGTCGTCCGAAGTCACATCGGAAATATCACCCGAACCACAAGCCACAAAGACACTGGCAACGGAAAGAGCAAAAATGAGTCCCGAAAAAAATTTTTTATTCATAAAATTCCCAAGATCGTTAAAGATCCTAAAGAGAAATGTAATAACTTTCGGCAGACTGTAAACTTTAGTTTGCGGTATCTTCCGGATTAATCTTACGTTTTCCGGTAATAAACTGCTTCACAAACGGATTTGTGGTGTTTTTGATTTCATCGACCGTACCGACTTCAATAATACGTCCCTTATACAGCATCGCAATGCGGTCCGCGACCTTAAACGCGCTGACCATGTCATGCGTCACCACGACCGAAGTTACACCGAGTTTACTCTGCATATCGAGAATCAAATCGTTAATCACATCGCTCGTAATCGGATCCAAACCTGTCGTCGGTTCATCGTACAAAAGAATTTCAGGGCTCAAGGCTATCGCACGTGCTAGGGCGACGCGCTTTCTCATGCCACCCGAAAGTTCACTCGGCATCTTGGTGCGAAATTCCGGCACCAGGTTAATCAGCTTGAGCTTTTCCGTTACCACTTCCTGAACCTGTTTTTCAGAAAGTTCCGGATGATGTTCACGGAGTGCGAAGGCAATATTTTCACCCGTATCCATGCTATCGAAAAGCGCTCCGCTCTGGAACAGCATGCCCATCTTTTTACGAATGGTTCGGGTGTCAAAAAATTTGGGAGTACTGATCGTTACACCATCGACCACGACTTCGCCACCATCCGGTTGCAAAAGTCCAATCATGTGTTTCAAGATTACAGACTTACCACCGCCCGACTGACCGATGATCACCATCGTTTCACCCCGGCGAATGTTCAGATTCACATCTGCCAAAACCGTCTGCGTACCAAAGGTTTTCTGCAACCCGCGCAGCTGAATCATGATGTCATTGGGATCGATATTCACATTGGGCATAACGAAACCTATTGGAAAAGAATGGCGTCAGTGGCAAGGTCCAAAATCAAAATCATCAGGCAGCACGAAACCACCGCATCCTTTGTCGCAAGACCAACACCTCGCGCACCCGGAGCCGCATTGATTCCGTGAAGCCAACCGATCA
Coding sequences within it:
- a CDS encoding Ig-like domain-containing protein, yielding MKNTFCKKRALIAGIVLSCSFGLSQAAISPTEVVTLPSDAKLGGGDAVGSTLSRSTYNGGKGPGIWIVADGGYRLYHNGALLAEDNQAGRVRFVPMTFLPGENAISVIGVDEDGAHGVMVQIDELHESYYSGGTGWYAKPDYGIYNNAWKNKGRDLSQWGGATTLSYSNTKMPNGADLTGWPSGSQSKWIWTGSSTDTTVALLYNLNITAEGFGASTTGGDAGSIVIASDSASIRKYLQSSEAVTILVPEGTYDFRQFRDAVTEATAAGRTWCKSACGANDKNSSNTFYRINFAANTCSGLDGTTIVGTGEIQSWDNWITIKNNKSLIGMGRGANLRGASLNNRKNEGAGNNIFRNLAIYDVNPHLIEAGDGLEISGNNGNEVSNFWFDHISYKWISDGMDLEFVKGLTVSYVDYDGANEYNCYYYDPYMHLVENAQATIHDMYWHNSFGRVPKIYAKDGSSVTPTVHIYNSYVDYNHWHIIDVNGTSSLTSQLLYENNYIGTANIQVAGKDAYSKVNMKNNTIKKAKSSTPYSNNGTATSTAFTDNVFTPSYSYTLRTNSTLPDSMPLLTGVGGRYGSMPSYNQATGISPIASTVSVSATPAQNAVTLSATVKSNSGSAITKVDFYIGTTLVGSATSSPYMTTVSDVSAGTYSAIAIATDKNGLEGVSSYTTFEVSGEAVLTKATLTKNGAGSSNQTITLGESIASFSYVWGNCSGVEVTGLPNGVNYTLNEFESRVTISGTPTEAGAFTYTIATVGADTNVSVVRKITVNDPNASSSSVAAESSSSETATSSATAESSSSAEESTVISGNVNYVREATTYYRIFDMQGRPLFSGAQKPNQMPADRVIVIEYTKSGSINRRYIQAQ
- a CDS encoding ABC transporter ATP-binding protein, yielding MPNVNIDPNDIMIQLRGLQKTFGTQTVLADVNLNIRRGETMVIIGQSGGGKSVILKHMIGLLQPDGGEVVVDGVTISTPKFFDTRTIRKKMGMLFQSGALFDSMDTGENIAFALREHHPELSEKQVQEVVTEKLKLINLVPEFRTKMPSELSGGMRKRVALARAIALSPEILLYDEPTTGLDPITSDVINDLILDMQSKLGVTSVVVTHDMVSAFKVADRIAMLYKGRIIEVGTVDEIKNTTNPFVKQFITGKRKINPEDTAN